A region from the Sutcliffiella horikoshii genome encodes:
- a CDS encoding DHH family phosphoesterase, with amino-acid sequence MRQQIIDEIKAHDTVIIHRHVRPDPDAYGSQCGLAELIKESYPEKKVYRVGEAEESLNFLSKLDEIPDSSYDGALVIVCDTANTDRICDKRYKLAAKWIKIDHHPNEDRYGDMMWVDTDASSTSEMIYELYLAGKNQGWVMTKEAARLIFAGIIGDTGRFLFQSTNTKTFQYASELLSYGFSMTDLYDELYRTKLHIAKLSGYVLENFSMHENGIASMKITPDILQRYNALPSEASQLVGMLGNIEGIKAWVFFIEEADQIRVRLRSKGTIVNEIAKKYNGGGHPLASGASIYKWEEADHVLADLIEASRAQLQGE; translated from the coding sequence ATGAGGCAACAGATAATAGATGAAATTAAGGCGCATGATACGGTCATCATTCACCGTCATGTCAGGCCGGACCCGGATGCATATGGGTCACAGTGCGGATTGGCTGAGCTGATCAAGGAAAGTTATCCGGAGAAAAAGGTGTATCGCGTGGGAGAAGCGGAGGAGTCTTTAAATTTCTTGAGCAAGCTTGATGAGATACCGGACTCCAGTTACGATGGAGCTCTTGTGATTGTCTGTGATACGGCCAATACGGATCGGATTTGTGATAAGCGCTACAAGCTGGCGGCTAAGTGGATAAAAATCGACCATCATCCTAATGAGGACCGATACGGGGATATGATGTGGGTGGATACGGATGCCAGTTCGACGAGTGAAATGATATACGAATTGTACCTTGCCGGGAAAAATCAGGGTTGGGTCATGACAAAGGAAGCTGCACGACTTATTTTCGCAGGAATCATTGGAGATACGGGAAGATTTCTTTTCCAAAGCACAAATACGAAGACATTCCAATATGCGAGTGAACTGTTGAGCTACGGTTTCTCGATGACGGATCTTTATGATGAGCTGTACCGCACCAAATTGCACATTGCCAAGCTTAGCGGATATGTACTGGAGAATTTCTCTATGCATGAGAATGGGATTGCTTCCATGAAGATTACACCTGATATTTTGCAGCGATATAATGCTCTTCCTTCTGAGGCATCGCAGTTGGTGGGGATGCTTGGTAATATTGAAGGCATTAAGGCGTGGGTATTCTTTATAGAAGAAGCGGATCAGATTAGGGTGAGGCTTCGTTCGAAAGGGACCATCGTCAATGAAATTGCCAAAAAGTACAACGGTGGAGGTCATCCGTTGGCGTCTGGGGCATCTATCTATAAATGGGAAGAAGCGGACCATGTTCTTGCTGACCTGATTGAAGCTTCCCGGGCACAATTGCAAGGGGAGTAG
- a CDS encoding YtpI family protein, whose amino-acid sequence MAIFVFLIIFSLMFYLMYKVKYFRTQLPAEKKWLSAKSSIALGSFVFFFGVNSLINPLSTVAIVVGIILLLVGLGSIWAGYKAYRFYLPFAIEEAEAVKEAEMKEKTVTD is encoded by the coding sequence TTGGCTATTTTTGTTTTTCTCATTATCTTTTCATTAATGTTCTACTTGATGTATAAAGTAAAGTACTTCCGCACCCAATTACCTGCCGAAAAGAAATGGCTGAGCGCAAAATCCAGCATCGCTTTAGGAAGTTTCGTTTTCTTTTTTGGCGTAAATTCTCTTATTAACCCACTATCCACGGTTGCCATCGTGGTGGGAATTATTTTGTTACTTGTAGGATTGGGCAGCATCTGGGCCGGCTACAAAGCCTACCGATTCTACCTGCCGTTCGCAATCGAAGAAGCAGAAGCAGTTAAGGAAGCTGAAATGAAAGAGAAGACAGTTACGGATTGA
- a CDS encoding nuclease-related domain-containing protein, translating into MIKKPREKSVRLLTLEAAMRRVPPEHPQFRFIEKEHARLHYGFIGEKALDYFLTFLPNKNSQLLHGLRIEDPLNRFFQMDTLLITPEYCLILDSKYISGTLEFDETTKQLIRHRGEEKEKFGDPLSQIERQKYQLTLWLDKHNFPPLPVASQVVLTHSSATLTKATASLMRKVTFHTNLPNKLQSIDDIKRPPLLDNSNFRKLAKVLIKKHTPDEFSLLRFYGIHYHELRKGVICPECSYLPMLQKRGNWICRNCGMYSKTAHLENLMDYKLLIGNIITNKIIRDFLLLPSPSVANYLLNSMHLPTEGTNKGRKYLLTQFEL; encoded by the coding sequence ATGATAAAGAAACCACGAGAAAAGTCCGTAAGATTATTAACATTGGAAGCTGCGATGAGAAGAGTACCTCCGGAGCATCCACAATTTAGATTTATAGAGAAAGAACACGCCAGATTGCATTACGGATTTATTGGAGAGAAAGCACTTGATTATTTCCTCACATTCCTTCCCAATAAAAACTCCCAATTATTGCACGGACTTCGTATAGAGGATCCCCTAAACCGCTTTTTTCAGATGGACACACTTCTAATAACTCCTGAATACTGCCTTATTTTAGACTCGAAGTATATTTCTGGTACGTTGGAGTTTGATGAGACGACAAAACAATTGATTAGGCATAGAGGGGAAGAGAAAGAAAAGTTTGGAGACCCGCTCTCTCAGATTGAGCGGCAAAAATATCAACTCACATTGTGGTTAGATAAACATAATTTTCCACCGTTACCGGTTGCTAGCCAGGTAGTTCTTACTCACTCGAGCGCCACCTTAACCAAAGCAACCGCATCGCTAATGAGAAAAGTCACCTTCCATACTAACCTTCCGAATAAGCTGCAATCTATAGATGATATTAAACGTCCTCCATTACTAGATAATTCCAACTTTCGAAAACTCGCCAAGGTGCTTATTAAAAAACATACACCTGATGAATTTTCTTTGTTACGATTCTATGGAATTCATTATCATGAACTTAGGAAGGGAGTTATTTGTCCAGAATGCTCATACCTGCCTATGTTACAGAAACGTGGGAATTGGATTTGTAGGAATTGCGGAATGTACTCTAAAACGGCTCACTTAGAGAATCTAATGGACTACAAGTTATTGATTGGTAATATTATTACTAACAAAATTATAAGAGATTTTCTTCTTCTTCCTTCACCAAGTGTAGCAAACTATCTTTTAAATTCCATGCACCTCCCAACCGAGGGGACAAACAAAGGCCGCAAATATCTTTTGACTCAGTTCGAATTATAA
- a CDS encoding CBS domain-containing protein, with protein sequence MTKHEQILHYIEELPIGEKISVRQIAKALTVSEGTAYRAIKDAENKGYVSTIERVGTIRIERKKKENIEKLTFAEVVNIVDGQVLGGREGLHKTLNKFVIGAMKLEAMMRYTEAGNLLIVGNRYNAHKLAIEAGAAVLITGGFDTDEEVKKLADEMKLPIISSSYDTFTVATLINRAIYDQLIKKEIVLVEDILTPIEATTYLTTEDTIAEWYKVNEEIKHSRFPIIDKNLKVQGVVTSKDVLGKDSGTLIEKVMTKNPITVNGKTSVASAAHIMVWEGIEMLPVVDPNHRLLGIISRQDVLKALQMIQRQPQVGETLDDIVTNQFMDVTESKGEEAYQSEVTPQMTNSVGTISYGVFTTIVTEAAKRVIRNVKKSDMVVENITIYFIRPVQIDSTIEIRPKVLEVGRKFGKVDVEVYHEGNVVGKAMMMVQLIQ encoded by the coding sequence GTGACAAAGCATGAACAGATTCTCCATTATATTGAAGAACTTCCTATTGGAGAAAAAATATCAGTACGACAAATCGCCAAGGCGCTCACGGTGAGTGAAGGTACGGCATACAGAGCGATCAAAGATGCCGAAAATAAAGGATATGTTAGTACCATCGAACGCGTTGGTACTATTCGTATTGAGCGGAAAAAGAAAGAAAATATCGAAAAGCTGACATTTGCCGAAGTGGTCAACATTGTGGATGGACAAGTTCTAGGCGGCAGAGAAGGCCTTCATAAAACGTTGAACAAGTTTGTTATCGGTGCGATGAAACTGGAAGCGATGATGCGCTATACAGAAGCAGGTAATCTGTTGATTGTTGGTAACCGTTACAACGCGCATAAGCTTGCCATTGAAGCAGGTGCTGCGGTGCTGATAACTGGTGGATTTGACACGGACGAAGAGGTAAAGAAGTTAGCCGATGAAATGAAGCTTCCGATCATCTCGAGCAGTTATGACACGTTCACTGTTGCGACGTTGATCAACCGTGCGATCTATGACCAGTTGATCAAAAAGGAAATCGTATTGGTGGAAGACATCTTGACTCCAATTGAAGCGACGACTTACTTAACGACAGAAGATACCATTGCAGAATGGTATAAGGTGAATGAAGAAATCAAGCATAGCCGCTTTCCAATCATCGATAAAAACTTGAAGGTGCAGGGTGTGGTCACTTCCAAGGACGTGCTTGGGAAGGACTCCGGGACTTTGATTGAAAAAGTGATGACCAAAAATCCGATCACTGTTAATGGCAAAACGTCGGTCGCATCTGCTGCCCATATTATGGTATGGGAAGGAATCGAGATGCTGCCGGTGGTCGACCCGAATCATCGTCTTCTTGGAATCATCAGCCGTCAGGACGTATTGAAGGCGTTGCAAATGATCCAAAGGCAGCCGCAAGTCGGCGAAACGCTGGATGACATCGTGACCAATCAATTTATGGATGTTACAGAATCAAAAGGGGAAGAGGCTTACCAAAGTGAAGTGACCCCGCAGATGACAAACTCCGTCGGAACGATATCCTATGGCGTATTTACAACGATCGTGACAGAAGCGGCTAAGCGTGTGATCCGCAATGTGAAAAAGAGTGATATGGTCGTGGAGAACATTACGATCTATTTTATTAGGCCTGTGCAGATTGACAGCACGATCGAGATCCGGCCAAAGGTGCTTGAAGTCGGCCGCAAGTTTGGTAAAGTGGACGTGGAAGTGTACCACGAAGGCAATGTCGTCGGCAAGGCGATGATGATGGTGCAGTTGATACAGTAG
- a CDS encoding metal-dependent hydrolase, with translation MKVSYHGHSVVKVEAKGKTILFDPFITGNGLTDLKADDVKVDVILLTHGHNDHVGDTVDLALKNDALVIAPFELAEYLGWQGVKVHEMHIGGAHEFDFGKVKLTQAFHGSSYTDYETKTIVYTGMPSGILLTIDGKTIFHAGDTALFSDMKMIGELNDIDVAFLPIGDNFTMGPDDAVLAAKWLNACTVVPIHFNTFPVIEQNPQEFVSKLPEGVGKVLEVGEVIDL, from the coding sequence ATGAAAGTTTCCTATCATGGACATTCCGTAGTAAAAGTTGAGGCTAAAGGAAAGACCATTCTTTTTGATCCGTTTATTACGGGGAATGGTTTAACAGATTTAAAAGCAGACGATGTAAAAGTGGATGTTATTCTTTTAACGCACGGTCACAATGACCATGTTGGGGATACGGTAGACCTTGCTTTGAAAAATGACGCATTAGTTATTGCGCCATTTGAGCTTGCTGAATACTTAGGGTGGCAAGGTGTGAAGGTTCATGAAATGCATATCGGCGGAGCCCATGAATTTGATTTTGGCAAGGTGAAATTGACGCAAGCTTTTCATGGCTCTAGTTATACGGACTATGAAACAAAAACGATTGTCTATACAGGAATGCCTAGTGGAATCTTGCTAACTATCGACGGGAAGACAATTTTCCATGCCGGAGACACAGCATTATTTTCTGATATGAAAATGATTGGCGAGTTAAATGATATTGATGTGGCCTTCCTGCCGATTGGGGATAATTTCACAATGGGGCCAGATGATGCGGTTCTCGCTGCGAAATGGTTAAATGCATGCACTGTGGTGCCGATCCACTTTAATACGTTCCCTGTCATTGAACAAAATCCACAGGAGTTCGTTTCCAAACTTCCTGAAGGTGTCGGGAAAGTGCTGGAAGTGGGAGAGGTTATTGATTTATAG
- a CDS encoding M24 family metallopeptidase: MKEHRLQQLVEWLKQEDLSGCFLTSTPNVFYISGFYTDPHERLLGLLAFPNSEPAIVCPNMEVEQVKKTGWAYGIVGYNDTDDPWQKVQEYVKLQGIKVEKLAVEKEHMTVARLHKLEEIFPGVKLAAAEDKMYQLRLVKDEEEVSILREAAKLADFGVEVGVHHLKKGVTEQELVATIEYELKKKGISQMSFSTMALTGLKTAAPHGKPGLDQVKEGDLVLFDLGVVLNGYCSDITRTVAFGNVDEQQQEIYETVLKAQLAAVDICKPGVEIGQIDRTARSIITESGYGEFFTHRIGHGLGIEVHEYPSMNETNTMKLQKGMAFTIEPGIYKPGVGGVRIEDDILVTDSGIELLTSYPKDLQIIKS, encoded by the coding sequence TTGAAAGAACATCGTCTGCAACAACTAGTAGAATGGCTGAAACAGGAGGACTTGTCCGGTTGTTTCTTAACTTCTACCCCGAACGTTTTCTACATAAGCGGTTTTTACACAGATCCACACGAAAGACTACTAGGACTTCTCGCTTTTCCAAACAGCGAACCTGCGATTGTCTGCCCTAATATGGAAGTCGAACAGGTAAAGAAAACTGGCTGGGCTTACGGAATAGTCGGGTACAATGATACGGATGATCCTTGGCAAAAGGTTCAAGAGTATGTGAAATTACAGGGAATTAAAGTTGAAAAGCTAGCTGTTGAGAAAGAACATATGACTGTCGCTCGTTTACATAAGTTAGAGGAGATCTTCCCGGGCGTAAAACTTGCTGCTGCAGAAGATAAAATGTATCAACTGCGCTTGGTGAAAGATGAAGAGGAAGTTTCCATTTTGAGAGAAGCAGCCAAACTTGCCGATTTCGGAGTGGAAGTTGGGGTGCATCACCTGAAAAAAGGTGTGACAGAGCAGGAGCTTGTTGCAACGATTGAGTATGAGCTTAAGAAGAAAGGCATCAGCCAAATGTCTTTTTCAACGATGGCGCTGACAGGATTAAAGACTGCCGCTCCTCATGGAAAGCCTGGCTTGGATCAAGTGAAAGAAGGCGACCTTGTGTTATTTGACCTTGGGGTTGTCTTGAATGGATACTGCTCAGATATCACAAGAACCGTTGCCTTTGGAAATGTGGATGAGCAGCAACAGGAAATCTATGAAACGGTATTGAAAGCGCAGCTTGCTGCTGTGGATATCTGTAAACCTGGTGTAGAAATCGGGCAGATTGATCGCACAGCCCGCTCGATCATAACAGAAAGTGGCTATGGAGAATTCTTTACACACCGCATCGGCCATGGCCTTGGCATTGAAGTGCACGAGTATCCATCCATGAATGAAACGAACACGATGAAACTGCAAAAAGGGATGGCATTTACGATTGAACCTGGAATCTACAAACCAGGAGTAGGCGGCGTACGTATCGAGGATGATATTTTGGTAACGGACAGCGGAATCGAATTGTTGACAAGCTACCCGAAAGATTTACAGATCATTAAGTCATAA
- the ald gene encoding alanine dehydrogenase — translation MRIGVPREIKNNENRVAMTPAGVVNLVGFGHEVYIEKEAGIGSGFTDEQYVQAGAKMVETAEEAWSMDMVMKVKEPLPSEYSYFREGLILFTYLHLAPEPELTKALIDNKVVGIAYETVQLPNGSLPLLTPMSEVAGRMATQIGAQFLEKIKGGKGILLGGVPGVRRGKVTIIGGGVAGTNAAKMAIGLGADVTILDLNPDRLRQLDDIFGKDIQTLMSNPLNLEIAVKESDLVIGAVLIPGAKAPKLVTEEMIQSMGAGSVVVDIAIDQGGIFETTDRITTHDDPTYVKHEVVHYAVANMPGAVPRTSTIALTNVTVPYAVQIANKGYKQASLDNEAILKGINTLDGYVTYAAVAESHGLAYESASNLLVKS, via the coding sequence ATGAGAATTGGAGTACCTAGAGAGATAAAAAACAACGAAAACCGTGTTGCGATGACGCCTGCAGGTGTAGTGAACCTTGTTGGCTTCGGACATGAAGTATACATAGAAAAAGAAGCTGGTATCGGATCTGGCTTTACGGATGAGCAATATGTACAAGCTGGTGCGAAAATGGTGGAAACAGCAGAAGAAGCATGGTCCATGGATATGGTCATGAAGGTGAAAGAGCCGCTTCCTTCTGAATATAGCTATTTCCGTGAGGGGTTAATCCTTTTCACTTATCTGCACCTTGCTCCAGAACCGGAATTAACAAAGGCTTTGATTGATAACAAAGTGGTGGGTATTGCCTATGAAACGGTACAACTTCCAAACGGTTCCCTGCCATTGTTGACGCCGATGAGTGAAGTAGCTGGACGTATGGCAACGCAAATTGGTGCTCAGTTCCTTGAAAAAATCAAGGGCGGTAAAGGGATTCTTCTAGGAGGTGTTCCTGGTGTTCGCCGCGGGAAGGTAACGATAATCGGTGGAGGTGTCGCTGGTACGAATGCTGCCAAGATGGCAATCGGACTTGGCGCAGACGTGACAATCCTTGACTTGAACCCGGACCGTCTTCGTCAGCTGGATGATATTTTCGGAAAAGACATCCAGACACTTATGAGTAACCCGTTAAACCTTGAAATCGCAGTAAAAGAATCAGACCTTGTTATTGGTGCGGTTCTTATTCCAGGTGCTAAAGCGCCAAAACTTGTAACAGAGGAAATGATTCAATCCATGGGTGCAGGTTCTGTTGTGGTGGATATCGCAATTGACCAGGGTGGAATTTTTGAAACAACAGATCGCATCACCACGCATGATGACCCTACTTATGTGAAGCATGAAGTAGTTCACTATGCCGTTGCAAACATGCCGGGTGCTGTTCCACGTACATCTACAATCGCATTGACGAATGTAACGGTACCTTATGCGGTGCAAATTGCCAACAAAGGCTACAAACAAGCTTCCTTGGATAATGAAGCAATCCTAAAGGGAATCAACACGCTGGACGGATATGTAACATATGCGGCAGTAGCTGAGTCTCACGGATTGGCGTATGAGAGTGCAAGCAATCTTTTAGTAAAAAGCTAA
- a CDS encoding SDR family oxidoreductase has product MRHAVITAGSKGLGKKVTEQLLNKGCSVSINYRNDTETIEKLKKEWNHFGESRLHFFQGDVTKKEQMQQFIDEVVERFGRIDYLINNAGPYIFERKKLADYSDEEWYEMIEGNLSAVFHLFRKTIPFMREQRFGRIITYGFQGAESSPGWIYRSAFAAAKVGLVSLTKSIAIEEAEHGITANMICPGNIVGEMKESTIEHARGLDDSKNTPVGRSGTGEDIARAIEFLCEENSDMITGAVLEVTGGVEVINRFR; this is encoded by the coding sequence TTGAGACATGCCGTAATTACAGCTGGTTCCAAAGGACTTGGAAAAAAAGTGACGGAACAGTTGTTGAACAAAGGATGTTCCGTTTCGATAAATTATAGAAATGATACGGAAACAATCGAAAAACTTAAAAAGGAATGGAATCACTTTGGAGAAAGCAGACTACACTTCTTTCAAGGTGACGTAACGAAAAAAGAACAGATGCAACAATTCATAGACGAAGTGGTAGAACGCTTCGGAAGGATTGATTATTTAATTAATAACGCAGGACCTTATATTTTTGAACGAAAGAAATTAGCTGACTACTCAGATGAAGAGTGGTATGAAATGATAGAAGGCAATCTTAGTGCCGTTTTTCATCTTTTCCGTAAAACAATCCCTTTCATGAGAGAACAGCGATTCGGGCGCATTATCACATACGGTTTTCAAGGAGCGGAATCGTCTCCAGGTTGGATATATCGATCTGCATTTGCAGCTGCGAAGGTTGGACTTGTATCGTTGACAAAGTCCATCGCGATTGAAGAAGCCGAACATGGAATCACAGCCAATATGATCTGCCCTGGTAATATTGTGGGGGAGATGAAAGAGTCGACAATTGAACATGCGAGAGGCTTGGACGACTCCAAGAATACCCCGGTCGGACGATCTGGGACAGGTGAAGATATTGCAAGGGCCATTGAATTTTTATGTGAAGAAAACTCTGATATGATCACAGGAGCAGTGCTGGAAGTAACAGGGGGAGTAGAGGTTATCAACCGTTTCCGATAA
- a CDS encoding purine-cytosine permease family protein has product MAKAQTVALPPRSRIERFGLEAVPQELRKTRWYEYVIIQVAFSVNAGNFLVPALAVIQGGLNFYAAFLSTIFGATLAFLFVSYLSLPGAERGIPSQFAIRSIIGIKGSRYISSPIRTITSLYWFSVQTIGGTLVVQFILERAFQFSMPFYIIAMILALIMSGLALVGFVAVKRATKYFMPWLILGQLVMLYLLLTKGMSIDPAVKMDGGWNLPVMGFFASLAFVQYVSGVSSSADVTRYAVTSRQGFWGLFSGNVLGFILTAFFGAYTASLTGNLNPFIATSEMTNSGLFTAIILGAAILSMVSINLSNAYTGGFSLLNSLPQLGRVKSSMLFGAAGILLSLSPALVEEAERYISLIGAFVIPLSAVIITDFLFIKKRQIEVSEGLPSYNKIAFVCIGIGIGIYLLLPEGLSPGFLAFLITGAVYFFSIKKSQK; this is encoded by the coding sequence ATGGCTAAAGCACAAACGGTGGCATTGCCTCCTCGAAGCCGGATAGAGCGGTTCGGTTTAGAAGCCGTTCCACAAGAATTAAGAAAAACACGTTGGTATGAATATGTCATCATCCAGGTTGCATTTTCGGTGAATGCAGGGAACTTCCTTGTCCCGGCGCTTGCTGTCATTCAAGGGGGACTCAACTTTTACGCAGCCTTTCTCTCCACTATTTTTGGTGCAACACTCGCCTTTTTATTTGTTTCCTATTTATCATTACCTGGTGCCGAGCGGGGAATTCCCTCTCAATTTGCCATCCGGTCCATTATCGGCATAAAGGGATCAAGATACATTTCCTCCCCGATTCGTACCATTACATCCCTCTACTGGTTTTCTGTCCAGACCATAGGTGGTACGTTGGTGGTTCAATTTATTCTTGAAAGAGCCTTTCAGTTCTCTATGCCATTTTACATAATCGCGATGATTTTAGCATTGATCATGAGCGGACTTGCACTTGTGGGATTTGTTGCGGTAAAAAGGGCGACCAAGTACTTTATGCCATGGCTGATTCTTGGACAGCTAGTGATGCTCTATCTTTTACTCACTAAAGGAATGAGTATAGATCCTGCTGTAAAAATGGACGGTGGCTGGAACCTTCCCGTCATGGGCTTTTTTGCAAGTCTTGCTTTTGTTCAATATGTATCTGGTGTGTCCTCATCAGCAGATGTGACAAGGTACGCCGTTACTTCCAGACAAGGGTTCTGGGGGTTATTCAGCGGAAATGTTTTAGGCTTTATTCTTACTGCTTTTTTCGGAGCTTACACAGCCAGCCTGACAGGAAATCTGAATCCGTTTATTGCAACAAGCGAAATGACCAACTCCGGCCTATTTACCGCGATCATTTTAGGTGCGGCCATCTTATCGATGGTTTCCATTAACTTGAGCAATGCCTATACCGGTGGATTTAGTCTGTTGAATTCTTTACCGCAACTTGGGAGGGTGAAAAGTTCCATGCTTTTCGGGGCTGCGGGAATACTATTATCCTTGTCACCTGCCTTAGTGGAGGAAGCAGAACGGTATATTTCCTTGATTGGAGCATTTGTCATACCTTTATCTGCTGTCATTATCACTGATTTTCTTTTTATAAAAAAGAGGCAGATTGAAGTTAGTGAGGGATTACCTTCTTATAATAAAATTGCGTTTGTTTGTATTGGGATTGGGATAGGCATTTATTTGCTCTTGCCGGAAGGCTTATCTCCTGGTTTCTTGGCTTTCCTTATCACAGGGGCCGTTTATTTCTTTTCTATAAAAAAATCACAAAAATAG
- a CDS encoding EcsC family protein, protein MSNISREEQWKHKLSHWEEKLYTYEPTQFSDTLDHWVDKAFDLLSDDKKQLFFAQIDTWLFHLHGIIQQSSFQQQAEERIVNMARSYREDIEKIEDIRELPLSQKAFIAEQQIAKQKLYSVIQGGMTGTAKLSTLAIDIPAFAALNIRTTQLVAMSYGYRASTPLEMVKSLQLFYGATIPKKYQHERWETLKGELGQDIDHYFDVLTDKDHPTVWLQQPLMHLIKLLFVAVIGRQKVNNVPLLGMITAAGTNYYWTKEVSEFSHYYYMMRHLVENGELDESECEMF, encoded by the coding sequence GTGTCCAATATAAGTAGGGAAGAACAATGGAAACATAAACTTTCACATTGGGAAGAAAAACTGTATACATACGAACCAACCCAATTTTCAGATACATTGGACCATTGGGTGGACAAGGCATTTGATCTGCTGTCAGACGATAAAAAGCAATTATTTTTTGCTCAAATTGACACATGGTTATTTCATTTGCACGGTATCATCCAGCAGTCCTCCTTCCAACAGCAAGCAGAAGAACGGATTGTCAATATGGCAAGAAGCTATAGGGAAGATATTGAAAAAATTGAAGATATACGCGAACTGCCTCTATCACAAAAGGCATTCATCGCGGAACAACAGATTGCCAAACAAAAGCTTTATTCGGTGATCCAAGGTGGAATGACAGGGACGGCGAAACTATCCACCCTTGCTATAGACATCCCGGCTTTTGCAGCACTAAACATCCGGACCACGCAGCTTGTTGCGATGTCTTACGGCTACAGGGCAAGTACGCCGTTAGAAATGGTAAAGTCATTACAATTATTTTATGGTGCGACCATACCGAAAAAATATCAGCATGAACGTTGGGAAACATTGAAAGGTGAGCTTGGACAGGATATCGATCATTATTTTGACGTATTGACAGACAAAGATCACCCGACTGTTTGGCTTCAACAGCCTTTAATGCACCTGATCAAGCTGCTATTTGTCGCTGTGATTGGCCGTCAAAAAGTAAATAACGTCCCACTTCTCGGCATGATAACAGCTGCTGGAACAAATTATTACTGGACCAAAGAAGTCTCAGAATTCTCCCATTACTACTACATGATGAGACACCTAGTAGAAAACGGAGAACTAGACGAATCAGAATGCGAAATGTTTTAA